GTGACCGGCGGACGACATTCGCCCGGTTCGGAACTGTCAAAAACAACGGCAAATCGTGCAATATTCAGAATTGGAACGGAGCCAGCGTCGTTTCGCTACCGACCGTTACAATATTTGGAAGATAGATCACGATCGTTGTCTTCGATCAGGCAGCTGGACGAAATAGACGAGATAGCAACCCACTTTAACCCGCATTACGAACGTTCTGGATATGACCCAGTACGTGATCATCGGTGACGGGATCTCGGGCAGCTCGGCTGCCGAGACCCTCCGGGAAGAAGACCCGGATGCGAAGATTACCGTCATCACCGATGAGGGGGAGCCACTGTACAATCGGATTCTCATCAAGGAACACGCGAAAGGAAAACTCCCCGAAGCCCCCATCTCGATCCACGAGGAAGAGTGGTACGAGGAACGCGACATCGAACTCTCGCTCAACACGCACGTGACGAGCGTCGATACCGACGAAAACATCGTCCACACCCACGACAGCGGTGACATCCCCTACGATAAGCTGCTGGTCGCGACGGGCGGGACGCCGACGCAGTTGCCCGTCGACAACAGCGATGCCGACGGGATCCACCACTTCTGGACGTTCCAGGACGCACGCGGGATCCGCGAGAGCGCCGAAGCGGCCGACGAAGCCGTCGTCGTCGGTGCCGGTCTCCTCGGTATCGACTTCGCCGCGGTCTGTGGTGCACAGGGTGTCGACGGCAAGTATCTGATGCGCGGCGATCGGTGGTGGCGCTACGCGCTCTCGGGTGAGGGTGCGGAGATCATGCACGAGGGAATGCGCGACGTCGGCGTCGAACCCGTCTTCGACAGCGGCGTCGACCACTTCGAAACCGACGACGACGGCGCCGTGACCGCGGCCGTCGATCCGAACGGCGAGCGTTACGACTGTGACTTTGCCGGCGTCGCCATCGGCCTGACGTTCAACACGGAGTTCCTCCGCGGAGCCGGTCTCGAGCAGGACAACGGCATCCTCGTCGACGAGTACATGCAGACCAACGTCGACGACATCTACGCGGCCGGCGACATCACGCGCTTCTACGACGTGTTGCTTGGCGAGCAGGCCCAGAACGGATCGTGGGGGTCGGCCAAAGAACAGGGCCGCGTCGCCGCGGTGAACATGGCGGCCGACGCCGAGGAAGAGGAGTTCCAGTGGGTCTCTTCGTACTCGATCACCCACTTCGACTTCCCGTTCCTTTCTTTCGGCCATCCCACCCTCGGCGACGAGCACGCCGAGCGCAAGTACAGCGACACCGAGTGGCGTCGCGTCGCGTTCAAGGACGGCAAGATCGTCGGCGGTGTCCTTATCGGGGACCTCTCGCCACAGAGCAAATTCAAACAGCTCATGCGCGAACAACGCGTCGTCTCCGATCAGGCCGAGGTCCTCCTCGAGAAACAGGTCGACCTCGATAACCTCGCGCCGGAACAGGAACAGTAATCTCGCGAGCGGTCGATCAACGCCGCCGATTGTCACCGATTTTCTCGCCCGGGTTCCCATCGATACTGTCCGAAGAGCGTTCGGTCTCCGCGTTGGCACTTCGTTTCACTGGTCTGTCCGCAACAGTTACATACTGAAAGACATTCGGTAACAATGAACTTGGCCTCCAGTGAAATCCTCCGGCGATCGCGACACCTCGAGCGAGTCGAGTCAGTGACGGCTGAGGCGACCGTTCGTCACGTCGATCAACTCGATACGGAGACACTGGACGCGTTTTATAGCGCACTGACGGCCGACCGGCCGGTTTCGGAGGCCGACGTCGACCTCGAGTCGGGTGAGGTGATCGTCTTCACCGACTACTACCGCGTCGCTCGCGCCTGATACGGACGAACGTACTGAGTCGGTGAATTCGTCGAACCCACTTCGTTAGATGGCCATTTCAGTGAGCTTTCCGCACACTACAACTGCGTACTGTTCGATGTTCTCCAGTACATGACACTCAGATTATGCTGTCATCATAACTGCTTATGGAGCGAGGAGATGTCTCTCCTCTATGACCGATTCGAGTAGCGACGAGTTCGACCCAACAGCGCCAGATCAACGGGAGATCGGCCGTGAAATGGTTGACGACAGTACGGGACTCGGTTCGGTGATGGCCCATGCCTATCGCGGAGAGATAGACCGAGTGGGGACGTGGCGGCAGCGCCTCGACGAGTCGACGACGTGGGCGGTGACGCTGATGGCAGCAATCTTGACGTGGGCGTTTTCGAGTCCCGATAACCCACACTATATCTTGCTGATCGGAGTCCTTATCGTCACCATCTTTCTGGGCATCGAAGCACGGCGGTACCGGGACTACGACGTCTTTCGCTCTCGTGCTCGAGTGATCCAAGAGAACCTGTTCGCAAACGCCCTCGATCCGTCCCAAGGCATTGAAAGTCACGACTGGCGAGCGGAACTGAGCAGGGACTATCGCAGGCCGACGCTGAAAGTCTCGGTATACGAAGCACTCGCAAACCGGCTCCGGCGTGTGTACCTTGCTCTGCTCAGTGTCCTCTTGGTCGCGTGGGTCTTCAGGATTACAGCGTTCGCGCCGCGCCAGGACTGGCTGACAACCGCTGGAATCGCTCGTATCCCCGGGATAGGTGTGGTTGCCGTTGTGGGTGTGTTCTACGTCGTACTGTTGGGCGTCACCTTCTGGCCCCACGAGCGCCATGCCAAGGGTGAATTCCGTGAAGGGGACCCGGACGACTGGAAAGAGAACCGATAAATTCGTTCTCTGTATGCATCAACAGGGGTATTGAAGCTACCAGCTGAGAAGAGTTTCAACAATGCCCACTTTCCCTCTACTGATCACACCTCGGATTTCGTTCGCTCTCTATGGGGCTGAATTTGTCGATCACTACATTTTTCGAGCTGTACACTTCCAAATTACTGCTGTTGACTACATGACCTGCTCAATAACGAGGCGTCCAGAATCCTGGTTTTGTTGAAATCCTATTCTTCAGGTGTATTTTAGCGTGAAACGCACGCTCACTACACGTGCTTATTGTGTACTCTTTTAGTGGGCCGTGTTTAGACGCTAGTAATATTGCCTCTATGTCGAGAATTCTAGGAAATGAAGCGAGCACAGGTGGATGTGCACTCCAAACTGGCCCGCTTCACCGAACGATGCGTCGAATTGTCTCAAAAAGCTGTCGGAAGCGGTTCGAAAGAACCTCTCAGCAAAGGAAAAGATGGCTACGCCGACTGGGTGATCGTAGCGATCCACGGTCTTCGAGAATACCTCGATCACTCCTACCGACGGTTGCTAGACGTTCTTCGAGAAATGCCTGCTATTGTCGCCAAACTCGGTCTTTCACCGGATGAGCTGCCGGACCTCACCACCGTTTGTGCTCGAAAACAAGATCTCAAGATGCCCGTCTGGCGGATGCTGTTACAGCTGTCGGCGGAACTATTCGATACCGGAGAGGTCCAAGCAATCGACTCAACCAGCATCGCTCATCGCTCGTCCAGCCATAACTACGCAAAGCGCGTTAAAGGAACGTTTGAGTCGGTTAAGACCACTATTCTCGTAGACTGTTCTACGCGGGCTATTCTCGACGTACACTGCTCGGTGAACCTACCACATGACACGCAGATTGCGTGACAA
Above is a window of Natronorubrum tibetense GA33 DNA encoding:
- a CDS encoding NAD(P)/FAD-dependent oxidoreductase codes for the protein MTQYVIIGDGISGSSAAETLREEDPDAKITVITDEGEPLYNRILIKEHAKGKLPEAPISIHEEEWYEERDIELSLNTHVTSVDTDENIVHTHDSGDIPYDKLLVATGGTPTQLPVDNSDADGIHHFWTFQDARGIRESAEAADEAVVVGAGLLGIDFAAVCGAQGVDGKYLMRGDRWWRYALSGEGAEIMHEGMRDVGVEPVFDSGVDHFETDDDGAVTAAVDPNGERYDCDFAGVAIGLTFNTEFLRGAGLEQDNGILVDEYMQTNVDDIYAAGDITRFYDVLLGEQAQNGSWGSAKEQGRVAAVNMAADAEEEEFQWVSSYSITHFDFPFLSFGHPTLGDEHAERKYSDTEWRRVAFKDGKIVGGVLIGDLSPQSKFKQLMREQRVVSDQAEVLLEKQVDLDNLAPEQEQ
- a CDS encoding DUF2270 domain-containing protein yields the protein MTDSSSDEFDPTAPDQREIGREMVDDSTGLGSVMAHAYRGEIDRVGTWRQRLDESTTWAVTLMAAILTWAFSSPDNPHYILLIGVLIVTIFLGIEARRYRDYDVFRSRARVIQENLFANALDPSQGIESHDWRAELSRDYRRPTLKVSVYEALANRLRRVYLALLSVLLVAWVFRITAFAPRQDWLTTAGIARIPGIGVVAVVGVFYVVLLGVTFWPHERHAKGEFREGDPDDWKENR